CCCCGGAAGGGGACGTACTCTCCGAACACGACAAGGCGCGTCTTGTCCGCGTAGTCCCACGCTCCATCGTCATAGGAGAACGCGGTCTGATAGAACGAACCGTCCGCAGGCCGTTTGCCTCCGAGGACCACGCTGAGCCCGGGCCGCTCGCCCAACGGCGAAAAGGGGGGGATCCTGGGATCGTCGTCGCTGAAGCCTTCGGGCAGGAACAGTATCTCGCTGCCTTGGCTGAGGGCCCGCGACTGGATCAGTGTCCCGGCGGCGGCCAGGTCGAGTTTACGGACGTCCCGCGGGGTGAAGGCCATGTCGATCCCCGGTTGCCCCAGTGTAACGACCTTCTTCTGGACGCTCGGCGGGTTCGCGTACCTGTAAGCCGAGACCATCATGAGAGATCCGAAGACCAAAGCGGCGCGGAAGGTCGAGCGGGTATCCGGAGCCAGTTTCCTGCCGTCTCTCTCCGGTGGCCAGACGAACATCGCGAGCACGATGTTCGGGACCATCGACCAGGCCGAAACGGCGAACACCGTTCCGAAGGACGCGAGTTGGACGAACTGCGGGAACGACCAGAGCGGGTTCGCCAAGATGCCCCAAGGAAAGGCGAGGACGACGAGGTAGGCCCTGAAGGCCTCGTGCCCGGCCCAAACGAAGGGGATCAGCCAAGCCCATCGGTAGGCCCAACACTTTTGGACGAGCCACCCGAGCGGCAGATAGATCAAGGCGCCGAGGACGGCGCACACGGCCCAGGGCACGAGGGCTAAAGCCGGTTTCTTCGTCCAGTCTGCTATGAACGGGACGACCCAGTACATCTGTCCCGCGATGTAAAGGGCTCCGAACAGCGCCGACGACCGAAGGGCGCCCTTGGGGTCGGTCTTCCTTAGCGACGCGATCCACGGAGCCGCCGCGACGAAGACGAGCAAGGAGAGGTTGAACGGCGGGAAAGCGAGCAACAGGAGGGCGGCCGACGCGACGACCGGCCACGGCTTGAGCAGACGCTCACGCCACTTCAACAGGCGCCTCGAGGTGTTTGCAGTCGTTTAACCGGGAGATGACGTAGAAACCGTCCGGCCTTCGCGTCAGTTCCGTGAGCCCGCAGTTCTCGAACCGGAAGGCCCGTGGGGCATCGTGACCGCCGCGGATGAGCTTTGCGATGAGTTGGGCCAAGGCACCGCCGTGCGACACGACCAGGACGCACCGGTCCTCGCTCCGGATCCGGTCCTCGACGGCGTTCAGCCGGATCCAGACGTCGTCCATCGACTCTCCGCCGGGAGGACGGACTTCGCGCTCCGGTTTCCCTGTCCGGAGCCCCTCCTCACGCATCCACTCGTGAAGGACGCTGTAGTCCTCGCCTTCCATGCGTCCGAACGTCCGCTCTCGTAGGTCGGAACGCTCTTCGACGGTCAAACCAGGTCGGAGGGCCCGGAACGGTGCCAAGGTCTGTCGGCAACGCACGAGGTCGCTGGACAGGACGACGTCGACCTTCATGTCCGTGAGCCTGCGGGCCAAGCGTGCCGCCTGGACCCTACCGGTCTCGTTCAGTTCGATGTCCGTGTGCCCCTGAGCCCGGTTCGATGCGTTCCAGACCGTCTGGCCGTGACGGACAAGGAGGACGCGCATGTCCGTCGGTTATACCGTCGGAGACCTGTTCGGTCCGTGCCGTCACACCTGGCAGAGGCCGGCCGCTTGGTCCACTGTGCTGCGCAAGGCGGCCTTTTCAGGTTCGGTCAGAAGGGCCGCTTCCACCGCGTTCATCGTGACGGACGCGGCCATCGCGGCGTCGAACCCGAATTCCCGGACGGCGGTCTCCCACTCGCTTGTGACCGAAGTCGAGAACATGGGCGGATCGTCGGAGTTGACACTGACGTTGAGCCCGTCGTCCACCATCCTTCTGAGCGGGTGTGAGGCGTAGTCAGGGAACACGCCGAGGCAGACGTTGCTCGTCGGACTGACTTCGAGATGGACGGCCCTTTCGCGCAGGTGTTCGACAAGGCGCGGGTCTTCATAGCACCGGACGCCGTGACCGACCCTCAAGGCTCCTGCTTCGAGCACGTCCCAGACGGCTTCAGGCCCTGTCGTCTCGCCGGCGTGGGCGATGAGGGGGACCCCTTTGCGCCGGGCTTCCTGGAACACCTCTGCGTACTGCTTCGTCCCGAGCCACTCCATGCCGGCCAGGCCGAGAGCGACGACGCCGGACGATTTGCCGTCTTCGACCCATTCAAGGACTTGGGCGGCACGTTCGGGCGGGTCTCCCCGAACGATGTCCAGGATCACGCCCAGTGAGGTCCCGAGTTCCCTTCGCCCCCAAGCGACGGCGTTGGCGATCGCGTCCCGTTGCTCGTCCCACGGGATGCCCGCGTACTTCTCGATCGTGCAAGCGGTGTACGTCGCCTCCGTGTGGCGCACGTTCTGACGGGCTTGACCGGCGAGGAACTCCCGGAACACCGTCTCGATGTCTTCCGGGGTTTGGACGCACCGGCTAACGGCGACGTACACCTCGACGAAGTGCTTGAAATCACGGAAGCTGTACCAGTCCCGGAGTCCTTCGACCGTGTCGGCCGGGAGGTCGACCGCGTTTCGACGGGCCAGGTCGAGGACGGTTTCCGGGCGGATCGACCCTTCGACGTGGACGTGGAGTTCCACTTTGGGCATGTCGCGGACGAACTGAAGCGTCTGGGCCTGATCCATGAATGATTCTGGCATACCTAGAGGCGTCGGGCCGCGCGTTCCGCCCGTCTCGATCGGGGCCGAACTTTCCGTCGGTCTGGTACCATCTTCAACAGTGGCCGCCAATTGTGGCGGTCCGGATTGACCCAGGGACTAGGGACCGACTTGCACACTTTCCAAATCCTCCTCATCATGGCGACGGCGGCCGGGCTCGGGCTCCAGGCTTGGTTTTGGCTCGAAGGCGCACTGATCAAGCAAGCGCGGAAGGTCTGGCCCCGGTCGAGACCTTGGTTGCCCTGGATCGCGATCGTCGGAGCATGCGTGACGCTCGCCCTGACGGCAGGGGCCATCAACTGGGCCCGGCTCGAAGCGCCCGGCCTGTTCATCGAGCGAAGGGTCTTCGGAGCGGCGATTTTCATCTGCCTGACGGCGATCAGCCTCTTTCAAGCCAGAAGGGAACAGTGGGGCGAAGAAGACGGCGAAGCTTGGCCTTATTGGCGGGTCAAGCAGGTCTACCATCTTGCCGCCGTTCCGGTCCTTGCAGGCCTGTACTTCTTCCGACCGTTGCCTGGCGACAAGGTCACGGTGATGATGGTCGAGGGGCTTTCCCACGTTCTGGAGCTTCCGGTCGCTGGCACCGTGTTCGTGTCCGTGGTCGTCGCCCACCTTTTGATCCGGGCGTTCATGGCGTTTCTCGGCCTCGCCCTTTTGCGTAAGATCGGCGCCTGAACGCTCAGGTAAAAAGGGGCATGCTTCGACGCCTTGCGTGGGCCTTCATCCTCCTGCCCGTGCTCGCACCCGCCCAACCGTGGTCGCCGCCCGTCGATTCGGACCTCAAGTTCGACGACCTGTTCCCCCGCCAGCCGTTTTTCGGGAAGACGGCGCGGTCGATCGAGTGGTCCGGTGACGACCGGTACTTCGGCTACCTGTGGAACCCGTACGAGGTCCGAGGCAACGACCTCTGGGTGTACGACGCAAAGAGCGGCAAGTCGCTGGCGGTGACGTCGATCGAAGTGATGTCCGAGTTCGATACGGACGCGAAGAAGGCGGCAGAGCGCTTCCGAAAGGAGGACAGGGAGCGGGACGAGCGCTTGAAGCTCGACGAGAAGTCGTACCGGGAAACGATGATCAAGTTGCGCAAAGAGGACGAGCAAAGGAAAGAACCGCTGCCCTCGTACAACGGCGTTTCGGAATACGCGTGGTCGCACAAGGGGCACGAAGTGCTCTTCGTGTACAAGGGAGACCTCTTCCGCTGGAAGGCCGATGACAAGAAGCCGACCCGGTTGACGAAAACGCGGGACTCGGAGGGCGACGTCAAATGGATGGCGGACGACAGCGGCTTCTACTTCCGTCGAGGCGAAGGGCTTTACATGATGAGGTTCGACCAAGCCTACATCGAGCAGTTGAACCCGAAGCTTCCGGACAACCTCCCGTTCCAAAGCTACTCTTTGAGCCCGGACGGGACGAAGATGATGCTGTACGTCGAAAAATCGGGGACGTACAAACCGATCGAGTGGATGACTTACAAGAACCGGTTCGGCCAAGTCCGGCGACAGAACCAGGCCCTTGGGACGTCCGACGAAAAGCTGCAGGAAGAGCGTCACCTCTTCCTCTTCGACTTGACCAAGGGTCAGGACGAAAAGCCCTGGAAGGTCTGGAGCTGGAAGAGCGAGGGCGACGAACTGAAGGACGCCAGCTTTGGTGAAGACCCGTGGTCGCCCGATTCGAAACGATTCGCCTTCGCGACCTACGATACGGCCAGCCGCGAGATCGAGCTGCAGGTGGCGGACCTTTCCACGCAGAAGTTGGAAGCGGTCCACAAGACGACGTTCCCTGGCGAAAGCAGCAGCGCCGTCCAGTGCAGCCCGGTCTGGACCCCCGACGGAAAGGGCGTGGTCGCACTGTTCGAGACGACCGGATGGCGGCTCCCGTGGTTGGTCGATCCGCTGACGAAAACGGCCAAAGCGCTTTGCCAAGGCGAGTTCGAAGCGTATCCGGTTAAGGTGTCTCCCGACGGAAAGTCGCTGATCGTTGTCTCGACCGCTTTGGATCCGGCGCGGAGCCAGATCTATCGCGTCGACATCGCGTCGGGCGACATGAAGAGGGTTTCCCAGGAGACCGGCGACTATGGCACGCCGCGTGTCTCGCACCAAGGGAACGCGATGGTCGCGACCTTCAAGAACTGGTCGCGTCCGGTCGAGACGTACGTGGTCTCCGACAGTCGCCAGGTGCAGTTGACGAAGTCGCACCGCGAGGGCGCTTTCGAAAAGGTCAATAAGCTTCGGCCAGAGCTGTTCACGTTCAAGAACCGGAACGGCCAGACGATCCACGGCTTTGCGTTCCTCCCTCCGGGCTTCAAAAAGGACGACAAGCGGCCTTGCATGGTCTACACGTACGGTGGGCCGCTGGGCAACGGTAACACGGTTTCTGACGGTACGTTCGCTTCGACCGAGTACCTCTTGAACATGTATCTGGCCTACGCGATGGGCTATGTCGCGGTCGCGATCGACCCCAGAGGCTCCAGCGGTTACGGCGCGGCCTTCGTGCGGGCGTCGTTCGGCCACGTCGGCGAAGTCCAGTCGCAAGACCTCGTGGATTGCGCCAAGTTCTGCCAGAGCGAATGGGGCGTCGACCCGAAGAAGATGGCGTTGAACGGGTGGTCGTTCGGCGGTTGGCAGACCCAGTACACGATGTACCACGACCCGGACGTCTTTACGCTCGGGATCGCCGGCGCCGGACCGACCGAATGGCAGAACTATAACCAGTGGTACTCGCAAGAGACGATCGCCGTCCAGCCGGAAGGAAAGGTCGACGAGCTCGACAAGTTTTCACTGACGAAAGTGGCGATGAACTTGAAGCACCCGCTTTTGCTGCTTCACGGCATGGACGACGACAACGTCCTGTTCGTCCATACGATCAACGTCTATCGGGTCCTGTGCCAATACGGACTCGCGCCGCTGGTCGAACTCGTCGTCGACCCGACGGGGAGCCACGGACTCGGTGGCGACCTGAACCGGCGCGACACGCTGGCGGTCTACGTCGAGTTCCTGATCAAACACTGGGGCAATCCGAAGCCGAAGAACTGACGACCTGTCGACGCCCGTACGAGTAGAATCGGCGCGGTATGGAGAGCCAGCGACTCGACGTCTTTCGGCAGAACTACCTGGTGTCCGGACTCCCGGCCGACCGGATCGATGAAATCGCGTCTCTCGCGACGTTCGAGACACGGCTGCCTCAGGACTCCGTCTGCAGGAAGGGCGAAAAGTGCGGCGACCTGTTCGTCGTCCTTGACGGCCGGGTCAACATCACCAGCGAGAACGGTGAAAAACTGGCCGAGATCGGGCCTGGGGCGGTCATCGGTGAAGTCGCCTTGGTCGACGACCAACCTCGCAGCGCGAACGCGGTCTGCATCAACGCCGTCCATTTCGCCCGTCTTCCCGCCCGCGAACTCCGGGCGTACATGGTCCAGAACAAGGACGTAGGGTTCACGATGCTCGCGAACCTGGCAAGGGTTTTGAGCACGAGGCTCCGGACGACCGACGCGGTGATCGACGACCTGGCGGGCAAGAACCGGGATCCCTGGGACTTCGCGACCTGAGTCCGCCTGGGGCCGGCAGGTCTACGGGGAATCGCAAAGTCCGGCACCGGAACCTGGTGGGGGACACCGTCAGGGCGGTACGTCCTCAGTATCGGCCCGAACGATGATCGATAGCACTACTGTCCGACTCCTTGCATCCATGGCGGCCCTTGACCGGATCCAGAGGCAAGTCGCCTCGAGCCTGGCTTTGGCCGGGCACGACAACGGCGGCGTGATCTTGGAAACGTGCCAAGCCCTTGTCGAAGTGGGCGAAGCCGTGGTCGAACACACGTTCGACGAGGAGGTCTAGCGGTGTCCGGCGTCGGTCCGTTCGATCTGTCGTCGGTCGCCTTAGCAGGCATGGAGCGGGCCGAGCGTTCGATGTCCGACGTCATACGGAGGGTCAGTTCCGGGGACGGCGACCTCGCCGCCGACATGGTCGAACTTTCGGTGGCACAGACGGTCCACGCGGTGAACGCCCACGTCCTTCGGATGGTCCAAGACCTCGACCGGACGACGCTCGACGTCTTGGCATAGCCCGATCCGGTTAGGTACCCTAACGTTCATGCCCCCGGAAATGATCGGGCCGCGCGTGGCCGCGGTCTATGAAGTCCAGTCCGCCTGGCTCGAACCGAGGCTCCGGAAGATCGGGGTCAGTTGGGGCACCTTCCAGTTGCTTTCGGCCGTTTCCGGCTCGGGGCAGAACGC
This genomic window from Armatimonadota bacterium contains:
- the lnt gene encoding apolipoprotein N-acyltransferase, which gives rise to MKWRERLLKPWPVVASAALLLLAFPPFNLSLLVFVAAAPWIASLRKTDPKGALRSSALFGALYIAGQMYWVVPFIADWTKKPALALVPWAVCAVLGALIYLPLGWLVQKCWAYRWAWLIPFVWAGHEAFRAYLVVLAFPWGILANPLWSFPQFVQLASFGTVFAVSAWSMVPNIVLAMFVWPPERDGRKLAPDTRSTFRAALVFGSLMMVSAYRYANPPSVQKKVVTLGQPGIDMAFTPRDVRKLDLAAAGTLIQSRALSQGSEILFLPEGFSDDDPRIPPFSPLGERPGLSVVLGGKRPADGSFYQTAFSYDDGAWDYADKTRLVVFGEYVPFRGSPLLANFNLPGGDLTPAKELKTLKVSGVTIGPLLCFEGVFPDLADRHGRLGAQVLAQLSIDDWYEKTPAWEQLWQSSVWRSIESGLPLVRVGGRGQTLATDVRGNVTTVVPQGKMAAARVELGVPSGSDAFAYRMAFPYFCWALCGSVAIYSIVDRLAAKRAAGKPAPTG
- a CDS encoding histidine phosphatase family protein: MRVLLVRHGQTVWNASNRAQGHTDIELNETGRVQAARLARRLTDMKVDVVLSSDLVRCRQTLAPFRALRPGLTVEERSDLRERTFGRMEGEDYSVLHEWMREEGLRTGKPEREVRPPGGESMDDVWIRLNAVEDRIRSEDRCVLVVSHGGALAQLIAKLIRGGHDAPRAFRFENCGLTELTRRPDGFYVISRLNDCKHLEAPVEVA
- the add gene encoding adenosine deaminase, with the protein product MDQAQTLQFVRDMPKVELHVHVEGSIRPETVLDLARRNAVDLPADTVEGLRDWYSFRDFKHFVEVYVAVSRCVQTPEDIETVFREFLAGQARQNVRHTEATYTACTIEKYAGIPWDEQRDAIANAVAWGRRELGTSLGVILDIVRGDPPERAAQVLEWVEDGKSSGVVALGLAGMEWLGTKQYAEVFQEARRKGVPLIAHAGETTGPEAVWDVLEAGALRVGHGVRCYEDPRLVEHLRERAVHLEVSPTSNVCLGVFPDYASHPLRRMVDDGLNVSVNSDDPPMFSTSVTSEWETAVREFGFDAAMAASVTMNAVEAALLTEPEKAALRSTVDQAAGLCQV
- a CDS encoding S9 family peptidase translates to MLRRLAWAFILLPVLAPAQPWSPPVDSDLKFDDLFPRQPFFGKTARSIEWSGDDRYFGYLWNPYEVRGNDLWVYDAKSGKSLAVTSIEVMSEFDTDAKKAAERFRKEDRERDERLKLDEKSYRETMIKLRKEDEQRKEPLPSYNGVSEYAWSHKGHEVLFVYKGDLFRWKADDKKPTRLTKTRDSEGDVKWMADDSGFYFRRGEGLYMMRFDQAYIEQLNPKLPDNLPFQSYSLSPDGTKMMLYVEKSGTYKPIEWMTYKNRFGQVRRQNQALGTSDEKLQEERHLFLFDLTKGQDEKPWKVWSWKSEGDELKDASFGEDPWSPDSKRFAFATYDTASREIELQVADLSTQKLEAVHKTTFPGESSSAVQCSPVWTPDGKGVVALFETTGWRLPWLVDPLTKTAKALCQGEFEAYPVKVSPDGKSLIVVSTALDPARSQIYRVDIASGDMKRVSQETGDYGTPRVSHQGNAMVATFKNWSRPVETYVVSDSRQVQLTKSHREGAFEKVNKLRPELFTFKNRNGQTIHGFAFLPPGFKKDDKRPCMVYTYGGPLGNGNTVSDGTFASTEYLLNMYLAYAMGYVAVAIDPRGSSGYGAAFVRASFGHVGEVQSQDLVDCAKFCQSEWGVDPKKMALNGWSFGGWQTQYTMYHDPDVFTLGIAGAGPTEWQNYNQWYSQETIAVQPEGKVDELDKFSLTKVAMNLKHPLLLLHGMDDDNVLFVHTINVYRVLCQYGLAPLVELVVDPTGSHGLGGDLNRRDTLAVYVEFLIKHWGNPKPKN
- a CDS encoding cyclic nucleotide-binding domain-containing protein; translation: MESQRLDVFRQNYLVSGLPADRIDEIASLATFETRLPQDSVCRKGEKCGDLFVVLDGRVNITSENGEKLAEIGPGAVIGEVALVDDQPRSANAVCINAVHFARLPARELRAYMVQNKDVGFTMLANLARVLSTRLRTTDAVIDDLAGKNRDPWDFAT